One window of Strongyloides ratti genome assembly S_ratti_ED321, scaffold srae_scaffold0000018 genomic DNA carries:
- a CDS encoding Astacin-like metalloendopeptidase: MIYVFFFIILLNNYFTIEEYITKKNFKRSIDQINNFVQNFPEISDSTINSRKKRKIITTTNSKWPLTIDYYSESPINSYAINDVVKLIEKETCFKFRKRRTTFFHSTGIYYKYTGKCSSAIGNIHKVIWQKIEIGERCNNFVGIFHETLHALGLYHEQCRFDRDFFVKIYKEKMLQNETASCKKHTAYEGFHYHLSYDYGSIMHSAVNAFAKGNFKTIIPTDSLYERTMGQTKRLSFNDIKILNLHYCAHPKCPFKKHCYNYGYQDPHNCNLCKCIDGFIGSQCEQFNMRQIKCSETLILPDREPRTLFLNGKKKCVIHFVVNKTSKIKFNIVRVHMLPNTYPTCQYDNTIEVKYWMDKSVTGARFCLQTENKLILSHNNHIIFHYRSLEMANFAYIHYSEV; this comes from the exons ATGATTTATGTTTTt ttttttataattttattaaataattattttactattgaagaatatataacaaaaaagaattttaaaagatctatagaccaaataaataattttgtacaAAATTTTCCAGAAATATCTGATTCAACAATAaatagtagaaaaaaaagaaaaattataacaactACAAATTCTAAATGGCCATTAACAATAGATTATTACTCCGAGTCACCTATAAATTCTTATGCCATTAACGATGTAGTAAAActtattgaaaaagaaacTTGTTTTAAATTTCGAAAAAGAAGAACTACTTTTTTTCATTCAACAggtatttattataaatatacagGAAAATGTTCAAGTGCTATAGGAAACATCCATAAAGTCATATGgcaaaaaatagaaattggAGAAAgatgtaataattttgtagGAATTTTTCATGAAACTTTACATGCATTAGGATTATATCATGAACAATGTCGATTTGATAGagatttttttgtaaaaatatacaaagaAAAAATGTTACAAAATGAGACTGCAAGTTGTAAAAAACATACTGCATATGAAGgttttcattatcatttatcaTATGATTATGGATCAATAATGCATAGTGCTGTAAATGCATTTGCTAAaggtaattttaaaacaataatacCAACTGATTCTTTATATGAAAGAACTATGGGACAAACTAAAAGACtttcttttaatgatattaaaattttaaatttacactATTGTGCTCATCCTAAATGTCCATTTAAAAAGCATTGTTATAACTATGGATACCAAGATCCTCACAATTGCAATTTGTGTAAATGTATTGATGGATTTATTGGTTCACAATGTGAGCAGTTTAATATGAGACAAATAAAATGTTCGGAAACTTTAATACTTCCAGATCGTGAGCCTagaacattatttttaaatggaaaaaaaaaatgtgttaTACATTTCGTAGTGAACAAAActagtaaaattaaatttaatattgtaaGAGTGCATATGCTTCCCAATACTTATCCAACTTGTCAATATGACAACACTATAGAAGTAAAATATTGGATGGATAAATCTGTAACAGGAGCAAGATTTTGTCTTCAAACAGAAAATAAGTTAATTTTGTCACATAAcaatcatataatttttcattacaGAAGTCTAGAAATGGCCAATTTTGCTTACATACATTATAGTGAAGTATAA
- a CDS encoding Reverse transcriptase domain and Peptidase A2A,retrovirus, catalytic domain and Aspartic peptidase domain-containing protein has protein sequence MNKFCHKTASYSLADFIAEFKENAKLDQIPDHYLNKAFRSRIDLETSQHLHTANLHEFFEDYSQRCLEVFPSEASQDLIIAQYLYATIDYSNFASSLRNIYNLSIKAYKELPAFQAQFAFRLRLKEILIKDTDLWSFVREYNKANHTLIEDFILRQSHVESECRRKQEGKPKADYTKKSPSYATQAIKNEEISNTYKHSNYAEKTIRKIASLKVNTSNVNVLFDTGSDVSLIHHNLVKHLQLKTFPIQESIKGIGGTSNQTSAAIVYFTISNIKHQLHVYVTNSSVLYNRILVGNDFLDRFPDFAITSTYVRLAGELFYFHDTKEAQLPETHIALSSKLNDKERHEVFAKHIKEKFPSLHSALPYDIGSCTISIPEKHFLPEKFVPQKRYRMNPVQWESLKNHVSTLVNAKILIKQDTKYVSNYVIVQSQGKNDRFAIDLRSINAATVRDGYPTCTVQEIFQEIKGSHFITTIDATKAFLSLQLSPSDYQYYGVYTLFGMYCYTRMPFGDVNAMAAWQRVYDTIAIKSQSPALSYADDMLILDKQNDIYKHLNDVVNLCTVATQHGLKFNVDKCKFAQQQITVLGWLTDGSFRQPGKKATFAMTNRKLSSTVKELKEFLASADFFRDAVKNFTARATPFLIVLELTRKER, from the exons ATGAATAAGTTTTGCCATAAGACTGCTTCATATTCATTAGCTGATTTTATTGCTGAATTCAAAGAAAATGCTAAACTTGACCAAATACCAGATCATTACCTTAATAAAGCATTTAGATCTAGAATTGATCTCGAAACAAGTCAACATTTACATACTGCTAATCTTCACGAGTTTTTTGAAGATTATTCTCAACGTTGTCTTGAAGTTTTTCCCTCAGAAGCTTCACAGGACTTAATTATTGCGCAATATTTGTATGCTACAATCGACTATTCAAATTTTGCTTCTTCATTGAGAAATATCTATAATTTGTCTATAAAAGCTTATAAAGAACTACCAGCTTTTCAAGCTCAGTTTGCCTTTCGCCTTAGACTTAAAGAAATTCTTATAAAAGACACTGATTTATGGTCTTTTGTTAGAGAATATAATAAGGCTAATCATACACTAATTGAGGACTTTATCTTGCGTCAAA GTCATGTTGAATCTGAGTGTCGGCGTAAGCAAGAAGGAAAACCTAAAGCtgattatacaaaaaaatctCCTTCTTATGCTACACAAGctataaaaaatgaagaaatttCAAATACCTATAAGCATAGTAACTATGCTGAAAAaacaattagaaaaattgCTTCATTAAAGGTTAATACTTCAAAtgttaatgttttatttgataCTGGCTCAGATGTTTCTCTAATACATCATAATCTTGTAAAACATCTTCAACTTAAAACCTTCCCAATACAAGAATCTATAAAAGGTATTGGTGGTACTTCTAATCAAACATCTGCTGCCATagtttattttacaattagCAACATTAAGCATCAACTTCACGTATATGTTACAAATAGTTCCGTTCTTTATAATAGAATCTTGGTTGGCAATGACTTTCTGGATCGTTTTCCAGATTTTGCAATTACTTCTACTTATGTTAGACTAGCTGGTGAATTATTTTACTTCCATGATACAAAAGAAGCACAATTACCAGAAACACATATCGCTCTCTCTtctaaattaaatgataaagaaaGACACGAAGTTTTTGCCAAACACATAAAAGAAAAGTTTCCTAGTCTTCATTCTGCCCTTCCCTATGACATAGGAAGCTGTACTATTTCCATTCCCGAGAAACATTTTCTTCCTGAAAAATTCGTTCCTCAAAAACGTTATAGAATGAATCCCGTTCAATGGGAAAGCTTAAAAAATCACGTTTCTACTTTAGTAAATGCTAAAATTCTCATTAAACAAGATACTAAGTACGTATCTAATTATGTTATCGTTCAATCACAAGGAAAAAATGATCGCTTTGCTATAGATCTTAGATCTATTAATGCTGCAACAGTTAGAGATGGTTATCCTACTTGTACTGTTCAAGAAATATTTCAAGAAATTAAGGGTTCTCATTTTATAACTACTATAGATGCTACAAAAGCATTCCTTTCTCTTCAATTATCCCCTTCTGATTACCAATATTACGGTGTATATACACTTTTTGGCATGTATTGTTATACAAGAATGCCGTTTGGTGATGTAAATGCCATGGCGGCATGGCAACGCGTTTATGACACAATTGCTATCAAATCTCAATCTCCTGCTTTATCTTATGCTGATGATATGCTTATTTTAGATAaacaaaatgatatttataaacatCTCAATGATGTTGTTAATTTATGTACTGTTGCTACTCAACATGGTCTTAAGTTTAATGTAGATAAGTGTAAATTTGCTCAACAACAAATTACAGTTCTTGGTTGGCTAACCGATGGTTCTTTTCGTCAGCCTGGAAAAAAAGCTACATTTGCCATGACTAATCGTAAATTATCTT